The sequence GGGCAGTAGCCTGAATGGCCCTTCCAGTTCTAGTTTTGGTGATAAAGTAAAATACCGCAGTGGTCATAAGGATACTGCCGACAGATGCAACTACCTGAGGCATTCCGAGGACAATAGGGCCTAAAACCAGCTTTTTATCACCTACTATAGTTTCATTAATAAAGCGATAATTGGGAGACCATAAGAACTGGGCCATATTCCGTAAAAACAGACTCAATCCGAAGGTAGCCAGTAATGCTGTTAATCCCGGCGCATCTATAACCCTCTTTATTATTATTTTATAAGTTATAAATCCCATTAGAAAGATAAGGGCTGTTGCAACAGGTAAAGATAAAAGAGGGTCAATACTGAACAGGCTGTACATCCAGAAGGCTGTATACATGCTCAGCATTAAAAATTCGCCGTGGGCGAAATTGATTATATCCATAACACCCCATACCAGGGTCAGGCCTACGGCTACCAGGGCGTAAATAAAACCCATCAAAATCCCGCTTGCTATAACCTGAAGTAACACAAACCACCTCTCCTTTCTCTGAATATTTTGCTATATGACTATTCCTTTAGCTCAGGAAGGATTAAATGGCATCCCTTCGCTTGCTGTTCGCACCGCTCTTAGCTCCGCTCACTTTGAAATTTGGTTCTTCACCATCCATGGCTTCGAGCCAAATTAACAGTCGCCTATGTGTTTGCCATTTATTCAAACTAGACTTGCCGTATCCTGAGTAAAGTATATAGCCATTTTTTGCTGTATTGTTATTTAGATGGTAACTGTAACTTTATGTTAAATTTGACCCCGCACAATCCCGTACAATAATGAAGATTAAAGGCTTAACCCATCAGTTAAGCCTTTAATCCCAGTTAAAAAGTTACCTCTCGCTCCATGCCGGGAATGCGGGTTTCGGTTCTGCTGTCTGGAATTCCTCCGGCCAAACCGCTTCATATACGCCATTCTGAAGTTGAACCATAACAGAGGCGGAATATTTATTTTGACCGTTTTCAGCAAACTGTATCTTGCCTGATACGAAATACGGTGCATAGAATTCCTTGGTCTTTATAACGTCCATTATCTTCTGCGGGTCAGTGCTGCCCGCTTCATTGATGGCATCGGCAATTACCATAGCTGATGCGAAGTCCTCAAGGGATGGCCCGTCAAAATCTACCCCCGATTTAGCTTTATAGATCTCATTTATCTTATTCAGGGCATCCATTTTATCGAAAAGGGCAGATGTGCATGCATTTGAACCGGAGAAATAGTCTGCATCCTTACCCAGGTTAACAACAAACTGGGGGTCCTGGAAGCCGCCGCAGTAATTTAAAACAGCCTTCGGAACCACATTGGATTCCTTGTACTTCTTAACAAACTGGGTAATATCCCCTATATATGATGCATGGAATATGGCATCGGGGTTTTTAGCCTTTACTTTCTGAACCTCTGTATCCACATTCGATACATTTGTAGGGTATTTCACATCGACAACCAGTTCAAAACCCTCTGCCTCGTATTTTTCTTTTAACCACTTGCGGACCATTTCTGCAGCATGGACACCGTACTCGTTATCGATGTAAACAACCCCTATGGTCTTGATATCGGCATTATATTTCTCATTTAAGTACTTCAGATATTCAAAGAAGAACTCAGTTTCCATATCATCATTGGGTGCGATCCTTGTAAACCATTTCAGCCCCCTCTCCGTCAGGGCAGCGGAGCTGGAAGACCCTGCAACAAACGGTATCCTGAAGCTTTCAGCCACCTGGCTTGCGGGTTTTGTTGCTGAACTGTGGTAGCAGCCGATTAAGCCTACAACCTTTTCATTCTGGATTAAACGCTCTGCTTCAGAACGGGCGACTTCAGGATTGGCCTGGTGGTCGGCAAAGATGAATTCTATTTTTGCACCACCCAAATTCGGCAATCCGGCACTCTTGGCAAGGGGCACATCTATTTCCGGATGTTCGCCATTGATAATTTCCTCGGCGGTTTCTATGGCATATTTTAGTTTAACCCCCGTCGATGCCGCCGGACCCGTCAACGGGAAAATAGCACCGACCTTAACGACTTCCACCTTTTCAGATTCGGCCGGTTTTGCTGGTTCCTCCTTTTTGCCGCATCCTACAGCTAGTAGGGCTACCGAAACAATAGCCACTATAAGGATGCTTAAAACCTTTCTCTTCATTAAAATTCCCCCCTTAAGATTTTTACTTTCTCCGGCTGCCAGGTTTTTACATAAAACTGGAGAATAATTTCTGTATATTTATAATTCTAGGTAAAATCTGATTCTCCTCCATTTTAGCTGAAAACTGTTCATGTTATATTTTGCTACTCATATTTTTAATCGAATCCGGTTAATTATATCGTATCTATCTGCTGCTGTAAAACCTCCCATGGTTTTCAATAATGTGCGCTGCAAGGCAGAAGGCCTCTCCCCTTTTAAGCCGGCTCTTACCCCGGGTTCTTTCAATAAATTCCTCATTAATAAAACCCTTTTCCACAGCTTTTTTATAATGCCCGCCTTCTGCTGGCCTTTCACCGTAAACGGTCAGTATAAATTCGGCTGCCCGTTCTTTGGTTAGAATCCTGTCTTCAGCTATGTAATACATCTGTCTCAACCGTTCAATATCGTAATTTGCAGGATTCGACCTCTGGATCCCGTTTGATAATAAATTAATAAAGGCCTTCTCATTTATCGGCTCTTCCAGCCGGAAACTATTAGAATACCCTCCTCCTATTAGGCCCCATTCCAATAATGTCCGTACCGACGGATAACTCCAGTGTTTCGTGTTCGGGTTGATAATTTCAAAGGGATAGAATTTTGCCCCCTGGTTTAGCAGTATCTGCTGGACTTCCTTCATAGCGTTTTCATCTTTCGGTATATCCCTGAAAGAAATCCCCCTGTCAATGGAATATTTTGCAGCTGCTCCGGCAGCTTCCCCTAGTGTCATCCCAATCGGAATAACCCTGGCACTCCCTGCAGCCAGAGAAGTATATGAGGCCGACCTGCCGACAACAAGGAGGTTTTCCACCTTTAAAGGCACCATAACCCTGAAGGGTATGCTGTACTGGACCGGCTGCCCTATCACAAAGCCGTAATCGCCAGGGCTCGTTGCCTGAATATCTACCGCATAGGAACCTATTCCGATCCTGTCATGGAAATCCCTATTTTCGAGCACATCGTGAATTGTCAGCTGGTATTCCCCTATAAT is a genomic window of Koleobacter methoxysyntrophicus containing:
- a CDS encoding branched-chain amino acid ABC transporter permease, producing MLLQVIASGILMGFIYALVAVGLTLVWGVMDIINFAHGEFLMLSMYTAFWMYSLFSIDPLLSLPVATALIFLMGFITYKIIIKRVIDAPGLTALLATFGLSLFLRNMAQFLWSPNYRFINETIVGDKKLVLGPIVLGMPQVVASVGSILMTTAVFYFITKTRTGRAIQATALDKDTARLMGINTEKIYAVTFGIAGACVGVAGALMSTFFPTHPESGALYSLLAFVIVALGGFGNIMGALYGGIIIGLAEALGGFYLGTQFKYAVVFLIYLIVIQVRPKGLFGW
- a CDS encoding ABC transporter substrate-binding protein; translation: MKRKVLSILIVAIVSVALLAVGCGKKEEPAKPAESEKVEVVKVGAIFPLTGPAASTGVKLKYAIETAEEIINGEHPEIDVPLAKSAGLPNLGGAKIEFIFADHQANPEVARSEAERLIQNEKVVGLIGCYHSSATKPASQVAESFRIPFVAGSSSSAALTERGLKWFTRIAPNDDMETEFFFEYLKYLNEKYNADIKTIGVVYIDNEYGVHAAEMVRKWLKEKYEAEGFELVVDVKYPTNVSNVDTEVQKVKAKNPDAIFHASYIGDITQFVKKYKESNVVPKAVLNYCGGFQDPQFVVNLGKDADYFSGSNACTSALFDKMDALNKINEIYKAKSGVDFDGPSLEDFASAMVIADAINEAGSTDPQKIMDVIKTKEFYAPYFVSGKIQFAENGQNKYSASVMVQLQNGVYEAVWPEEFQTAEPKPAFPAWSER